One segment of Macaca fascicularis isolate 582-1 chromosome 2, T2T-MFA8v1.1 DNA contains the following:
- the BAP1 gene encoding ubiquitin carboxyl-terminal hydrolase BAP1 isoform X9, with protein MEAFHFVSYVPITGRLFELDGLKVYPIDHGPWGEDEEWTDKARRVIMERIGLATAGEPYHDIRFNLMAVVPDRRIKYEARLHVLKVNRQTVLEALQQLIRVTQPELIQTHKSQESQLPEESKSASNKSPLVLEANRAPAATEGTHTDGAEEAAGSCTQAPSHSPPSKPKLVVKPPGSSLNGVPPNPTPIVQRLPAFLDNHNYAKSPMQEEEDLAAGVGRSRVPVRPPQQYSDDEDDYEDDEEDDVQNTNSAIRYKRKGTGKPGALSGSADGQLSVLQPNTINVLAEKLKESQKDLSIPLSIKTSSGAGSPAVAVPTHSQPSPTPSNESTDTASEIGSAFNSPLRSPIRSANPTRPSSPVTSHISKVLFGEDDSLLRVDCIRYNRAVRDLGPVISTGLLHLAEDGVLSPLALTEGGKGSSPSIRPIQGSQGSSSPVEKEVVEATDSREKTGLVRPGEPSSGEKYSPKELLALLKCVEAEIANYEACLKEEVEKRKKFKIDDQRRTHNYDEFICTFISMLAQEGMLANLVEQNISVRRRQGVSIGRLHKQRKPDRRKRSRPYKAKRQ; from the exons ATGGAGGCGTTCCACTTTGTCAGCTATGTGCCTATCACAGGCCGGCTCTTTGAGCTGGATGGGCTGAAGGTCTACCCCATTGACCATG GGCCCTGGGGGGAGGATGAGGAGTGGACAGACAAGGCCCGGCGGGTCATCATGGAGCGTATTGGCCTCGCCACTGCAGG GGAGCCCTACCACGACATCCGCTTCAACCTGATGGCAGTGGTGCCCGATCGCAGGATCAAGTATGAGGCCAGGTTGCATGTGCTGAAGGTGAACCGTCAGACAGTACTAGAGGCTTTGCAGCAG CTGATAAGAGTAACACAGCCGGAGCTGATTCAGACCCACAAGTCTCAAGAGTCACAGCTGCCTGAGGAGTCCAAGTCAGCCAGCAACAAGTCCCCGCTGGTGCTGGAAGCAAACAGGGCCCCTGCAGCCACTGAGGGCACCCACACAG ATGGTGCAGAGGAGGCGGCTGGTTCATGCACACAAGCCCCATCCCATAGCCCTCCCAGCAAACCCAAGCTGGTGGTGAAGCCTCCAGGCAGTAGCCTCAACGGTGTTCCCCCCAACCCCACTCCCATTGTCCAGCGGCTGCCAGCCTTTCTAGACAATCACAACTATGCCAAGTCCCCCATGCAG GAGGAAGAAGACCTGGCGGCCGGTGTGGGCCGCAGCCGAGTTCCAGTCCGCCCACCCCAGCAGTACTCAGATGATGAGGATGACTATGAGGATGACGAGGAGGATGACGTGCAGAATACCAACTCTGCCATTAG GTATAAGCGGAAGGGAACAGGGAAGCCAGGGGCATTGAGCGGTTCAGCTGATGGGCAACTGTCAGTGCTGCAGCCCAACACCATCAACGTCTTGGCTGAGAAGCTCAAAGAGTCCCAGAAGGACCTGTCAATTCCTCTGTCCATCAAGACTAGCAGCGGGGCTGGGAGTCCGGCTGTGGCAGTGCCCACACACTCGCAGCCCTCGCCCACCCCCAGCAATGAGAGTACGGACACGGCCTCTGAGATCGGCAGTGCTTTCAACTCGCCACTGCGCTCGCCCATCCGCTCGGCCAACCCGACACGGCCCTCCAGCCCTGTCACCTCCCACATCTCCAAGGTGCTTTTTGGAGAGGATGACAGCCTGCTGCGTGTTGACTGCATACGCTACAACCGTGCTGTCCGTGATCTGGGTCCTGTCATCAGCACAGGCCTGCTGCACCTGGCTGAGGATGGGGTGCTGAGTCCCCTGGCGCTGACAG AGGGTGGGAAGGGTTCCTCGCCCTCCATCAGACCAATCCAAGGCAGCCAGGGGTCCAGCAGCCCAGTGGAGAAGGAGGTCGTGGAAGCCACGGACAGCAGAGAGAAGACAGGGCTGGTGAGGCCTGGCGAGCCCTCGAGTGGGGAGAAGTACTCACCCAAG GAGCTGCTGGCACTGCTAAAGTGTGTGGAGGCTGAGATTGCAAACTATGAGGCGTGCCTCAAGGAAGAggtagagaagaggaagaagttcAAG ATTGATGACCAGAGAAGGACCCACAACTACGATGAGTTCATCTGCACCTTTATCTCCATGCTGGCTCAGGAAG GCATGCTGGCCAACCTAGTGGAGCAGAACATCTCCGTGCGGCGGCGCCAAGGGGTCAGCATCGGCCGGCTCCACAAGCAGCGGAAGCCTGACCGACGGAAACGCTCTCGCCCCTATAAGGCCAAGCGCCAGTGA
- the BAP1 gene encoding ubiquitin carboxyl-terminal hydrolase BAP1 isoform X10 — protein MGPGGRMRSGQTRPGGSSWSVLASPLQGKGPAPALFYLLELYLLWEGQRVSREPYHDIRFNLMAVVPDRRIKYEARLHVLKVNRQTVLEALQQLIRVTQPELIQTHKSQESQLPEESKSASNKSPLVLEANRAPAATEGTHTDGAEEAAGSCTQAPSHSPPSKPKLVVKPPGSSLNGVPPNPTPIVQRLPAFLDNHNYAKSPMQEEEDLAAGVGRSRVPVRPPQQYSDDEDDYEDDEEDDVQNTNSAIRYKRKGTGKPGALSGSADGQLSVLQPNTINVLAEKLKESQKDLSIPLSIKTSSGAGSPAVAVPTHSQPSPTPSNESTDTASEIGSAFNSPLRSPIRSANPTRPSSPVTSHISKVLFGEDDSLLRVDCIRYNRAVRDLGPVISTGLLHLAEDGVLSPLALTEGGKGSSPSIRPIQGSQGSSSPVEKEVVEATDSREKTGLVRPGEPSSGEKYSPKELLALLKCVEAEIANYEACLKEEVEKRKKFKIDDQRRTHNYDEFICTFISMLAQEGMLANLVEQNISVRRRQGVSIGRLHKQRKPDRRKRSRPYKAKRQ, from the exons ATG GGCCCTGGGGGGAGGATGAGGAGTGGACAGACAAGGCCCGGCGGGTCATCATGGAGCGTATTGGCCTCGCCACTGCAGGGTAAGGGCCCTGCACCTGCCCTGTTCTACCTTCTGGAGCTGTACCTACTTTGGGAGGGACAGAGAGTATCCAG GGAGCCCTACCACGACATCCGCTTCAACCTGATGGCAGTGGTGCCCGATCGCAGGATCAAGTATGAGGCCAGGTTGCATGTGCTGAAGGTGAACCGTCAGACAGTACTAGAGGCTTTGCAGCAG CTGATAAGAGTAACACAGCCGGAGCTGATTCAGACCCACAAGTCTCAAGAGTCACAGCTGCCTGAGGAGTCCAAGTCAGCCAGCAACAAGTCCCCGCTGGTGCTGGAAGCAAACAGGGCCCCTGCAGCCACTGAGGGCACCCACACAG ATGGTGCAGAGGAGGCGGCTGGTTCATGCACACAAGCCCCATCCCATAGCCCTCCCAGCAAACCCAAGCTGGTGGTGAAGCCTCCAGGCAGTAGCCTCAACGGTGTTCCCCCCAACCCCACTCCCATTGTCCAGCGGCTGCCAGCCTTTCTAGACAATCACAACTATGCCAAGTCCCCCATGCAG GAGGAAGAAGACCTGGCGGCCGGTGTGGGCCGCAGCCGAGTTCCAGTCCGCCCACCCCAGCAGTACTCAGATGATGAGGATGACTATGAGGATGACGAGGAGGATGACGTGCAGAATACCAACTCTGCCATTAG GTATAAGCGGAAGGGAACAGGGAAGCCAGGGGCATTGAGCGGTTCAGCTGATGGGCAACTGTCAGTGCTGCAGCCCAACACCATCAACGTCTTGGCTGAGAAGCTCAAAGAGTCCCAGAAGGACCTGTCAATTCCTCTGTCCATCAAGACTAGCAGCGGGGCTGGGAGTCCGGCTGTGGCAGTGCCCACACACTCGCAGCCCTCGCCCACCCCCAGCAATGAGAGTACGGACACGGCCTCTGAGATCGGCAGTGCTTTCAACTCGCCACTGCGCTCGCCCATCCGCTCGGCCAACCCGACACGGCCCTCCAGCCCTGTCACCTCCCACATCTCCAAGGTGCTTTTTGGAGAGGATGACAGCCTGCTGCGTGTTGACTGCATACGCTACAACCGTGCTGTCCGTGATCTGGGTCCTGTCATCAGCACAGGCCTGCTGCACCTGGCTGAGGATGGGGTGCTGAGTCCCCTGGCGCTGACAG AGGGTGGGAAGGGTTCCTCGCCCTCCATCAGACCAATCCAAGGCAGCCAGGGGTCCAGCAGCCCAGTGGAGAAGGAGGTCGTGGAAGCCACGGACAGCAGAGAGAAGACAGGGCTGGTGAGGCCTGGCGAGCCCTCGAGTGGGGAGAAGTACTCACCCAAG GAGCTGCTGGCACTGCTAAAGTGTGTGGAGGCTGAGATTGCAAACTATGAGGCGTGCCTCAAGGAAGAggtagagaagaggaagaagttcAAG ATTGATGACCAGAGAAGGACCCACAACTACGATGAGTTCATCTGCACCTTTATCTCCATGCTGGCTCAGGAAG GCATGCTGGCCAACCTAGTGGAGCAGAACATCTCCGTGCGGCGGCGCCAAGGGGTCAGCATCGGCCGGCTCCACAAGCAGCGGAAGCCTGACCGACGGAAACGCTCTCGCCCCTATAAGGCCAAGCGCCAGTGA
- the BAP1 gene encoding ubiquitin carboxyl-terminal hydrolase BAP1 isoform X14, whose protein sequence is MAVVPDRRIKYEARLHVLKVNRQTVLEALQQLIRVTQPELIQTHKSQESQLPEESKSASNKSPLVLEANRAPAATEGTHTDGAEEAAGSCTQAPSHSPPSKPKLVVKPPGSSLNGVPPNPTPIVQRLPAFLDNHNYAKSPMQEEEDLAAGVGRSRVPVRPPQQYSDDEDDYEDDEEDDVQNTNSAIRYKRKGTGKPGALSGSADGQLSVLQPNTINVLAEKLKESQKDLSIPLSIKTSSGAGSPAVAVPTHSQPSPTPSNESTDTASEIGSAFNSPLRSPIRSANPTRPSSPVTSHISKVLFGEDDSLLRVDCIRYNRAVRDLGPVISTGLLHLAEDGVLSPLALTEGGKGSSPSIRPIQGSQGSSSPVEKEVVEATDSREKTGLVRPGEPSSGEKYSPKELLALLKCVEAEIANYEACLKEEVEKRKKFKIDDQRRTHNYDEFICTFISMLAQEGMLANLVEQNISVRRRQGVSIGRLHKQRKPDRRKRSRPYKAKRQ, encoded by the exons ATGGCAGTGGTGCCCGATCGCAGGATCAAGTATGAGGCCAGGTTGCATGTGCTGAAGGTGAACCGTCAGACAGTACTAGAGGCTTTGCAGCAG CTGATAAGAGTAACACAGCCGGAGCTGATTCAGACCCACAAGTCTCAAGAGTCACAGCTGCCTGAGGAGTCCAAGTCAGCCAGCAACAAGTCCCCGCTGGTGCTGGAAGCAAACAGGGCCCCTGCAGCCACTGAGGGCACCCACACAG ATGGTGCAGAGGAGGCGGCTGGTTCATGCACACAAGCCCCATCCCATAGCCCTCCCAGCAAACCCAAGCTGGTGGTGAAGCCTCCAGGCAGTAGCCTCAACGGTGTTCCCCCCAACCCCACTCCCATTGTCCAGCGGCTGCCAGCCTTTCTAGACAATCACAACTATGCCAAGTCCCCCATGCAG GAGGAAGAAGACCTGGCGGCCGGTGTGGGCCGCAGCCGAGTTCCAGTCCGCCCACCCCAGCAGTACTCAGATGATGAGGATGACTATGAGGATGACGAGGAGGATGACGTGCAGAATACCAACTCTGCCATTAG GTATAAGCGGAAGGGAACAGGGAAGCCAGGGGCATTGAGCGGTTCAGCTGATGGGCAACTGTCAGTGCTGCAGCCCAACACCATCAACGTCTTGGCTGAGAAGCTCAAAGAGTCCCAGAAGGACCTGTCAATTCCTCTGTCCATCAAGACTAGCAGCGGGGCTGGGAGTCCGGCTGTGGCAGTGCCCACACACTCGCAGCCCTCGCCCACCCCCAGCAATGAGAGTACGGACACGGCCTCTGAGATCGGCAGTGCTTTCAACTCGCCACTGCGCTCGCCCATCCGCTCGGCCAACCCGACACGGCCCTCCAGCCCTGTCACCTCCCACATCTCCAAGGTGCTTTTTGGAGAGGATGACAGCCTGCTGCGTGTTGACTGCATACGCTACAACCGTGCTGTCCGTGATCTGGGTCCTGTCATCAGCACAGGCCTGCTGCACCTGGCTGAGGATGGGGTGCTGAGTCCCCTGGCGCTGACAG AGGGTGGGAAGGGTTCCTCGCCCTCCATCAGACCAATCCAAGGCAGCCAGGGGTCCAGCAGCCCAGTGGAGAAGGAGGTCGTGGAAGCCACGGACAGCAGAGAGAAGACAGGGCTGGTGAGGCCTGGCGAGCCCTCGAGTGGGGAGAAGTACTCACCCAAG GAGCTGCTGGCACTGCTAAAGTGTGTGGAGGCTGAGATTGCAAACTATGAGGCGTGCCTCAAGGAAGAggtagagaagaggaagaagttcAAG ATTGATGACCAGAGAAGGACCCACAACTACGATGAGTTCATCTGCACCTTTATCTCCATGCTGGCTCAGGAAG GCATGCTGGCCAACCTAGTGGAGCAGAACATCTCCGTGCGGCGGCGCCAAGGGGTCAGCATCGGCCGGCTCCACAAGCAGCGGAAGCCTGACCGACGGAAACGCTCTCGCCCCTATAAGGCCAAGCGCCAGTGA
- the BAP1 gene encoding ubiquitin carboxyl-terminal hydrolase BAP1 isoform X7 gives MEAFHFVSYVPITGRLFELDGLKVYPIDHGPWGEDEEWTDKARRVIMERIGLATAGEPYHDIRFNLMAVVPDRRIKYEARLHVLKVNRQTVLEALQQLIRVTQPELIQTHKSQESQLPEESKSASNKSPLVLEANRAPAATEGTHTDGAEEAAGSCTQAPSHSPPSKPKLVVKPPGSSLNGVPPNPTPIVQRLPAFLDNHNYAKSPMQEEEDLAAGVGRSRVPVRPPQQYSDDEDDYEDDEEDDVQNTNSAIRYKRKGTGKPGALSGSADGQLSVLQPNTINVLAEKLKESQKDLSIPLSIKTSSGAGSPAVAVPTHSQPSPTPSNESTDTASEIGSAFNSPLRSPIRSANPTRPSSPVTSHISKVLFGEDDSLLRVDCIRYNRAVRDLGPVISTGLLHLAEDGVLSPLALTEGGKGSSPSIRPIQGSQGSSSPVEKEVVEATDSREKTGLVRPGEPSSGEKYSPKLPIARGALLLASPHQRCNAGFWQELLALLKCVEAEIANYEACLKEEVEKRKKFKIDDQRRTHNYDEFICTFISMLAQEGMLANLVEQNISVRRRQGVSIGRLHKQRKPDRRKRSRPYKAKRQ, from the exons ATGGAGGCGTTCCACTTTGTCAGCTATGTGCCTATCACAGGCCGGCTCTTTGAGCTGGATGGGCTGAAGGTCTACCCCATTGACCATG GGCCCTGGGGGGAGGATGAGGAGTGGACAGACAAGGCCCGGCGGGTCATCATGGAGCGTATTGGCCTCGCCACTGCAGG GGAGCCCTACCACGACATCCGCTTCAACCTGATGGCAGTGGTGCCCGATCGCAGGATCAAGTATGAGGCCAGGTTGCATGTGCTGAAGGTGAACCGTCAGACAGTACTAGAGGCTTTGCAGCAG CTGATAAGAGTAACACAGCCGGAGCTGATTCAGACCCACAAGTCTCAAGAGTCACAGCTGCCTGAGGAGTCCAAGTCAGCCAGCAACAAGTCCCCGCTGGTGCTGGAAGCAAACAGGGCCCCTGCAGCCACTGAGGGCACCCACACAG ATGGTGCAGAGGAGGCGGCTGGTTCATGCACACAAGCCCCATCCCATAGCCCTCCCAGCAAACCCAAGCTGGTGGTGAAGCCTCCAGGCAGTAGCCTCAACGGTGTTCCCCCCAACCCCACTCCCATTGTCCAGCGGCTGCCAGCCTTTCTAGACAATCACAACTATGCCAAGTCCCCCATGCAG GAGGAAGAAGACCTGGCGGCCGGTGTGGGCCGCAGCCGAGTTCCAGTCCGCCCACCCCAGCAGTACTCAGATGATGAGGATGACTATGAGGATGACGAGGAGGATGACGTGCAGAATACCAACTCTGCCATTAG GTATAAGCGGAAGGGAACAGGGAAGCCAGGGGCATTGAGCGGTTCAGCTGATGGGCAACTGTCAGTGCTGCAGCCCAACACCATCAACGTCTTGGCTGAGAAGCTCAAAGAGTCCCAGAAGGACCTGTCAATTCCTCTGTCCATCAAGACTAGCAGCGGGGCTGGGAGTCCGGCTGTGGCAGTGCCCACACACTCGCAGCCCTCGCCCACCCCCAGCAATGAGAGTACGGACACGGCCTCTGAGATCGGCAGTGCTTTCAACTCGCCACTGCGCTCGCCCATCCGCTCGGCCAACCCGACACGGCCCTCCAGCCCTGTCACCTCCCACATCTCCAAGGTGCTTTTTGGAGAGGATGACAGCCTGCTGCGTGTTGACTGCATACGCTACAACCGTGCTGTCCGTGATCTGGGTCCTGTCATCAGCACAGGCCTGCTGCACCTGGCTGAGGATGGGGTGCTGAGTCCCCTGGCGCTGACAG AGGGTGGGAAGGGTTCCTCGCCCTCCATCAGACCAATCCAAGGCAGCCAGGGGTCCAGCAGCCCAGTGGAGAAGGAGGTCGTGGAAGCCACGGACAGCAGAGAGAAGACAGGGCTGGTGAGGCCTGGCGAGCCCTCGAGTGGGGAGAAGTACTCACCCAAG CTGCCTATTGCTCGTGGGGCTTTGTTGCTGGCCAGCCCCCATCAGAGGTGCAATGCTGGGTTTTGGCAGGAGCTGCTGGCACTGCTAAAGTGTGTGGAGGCTGAGATTGCAAACTATGAGGCGTGCCTCAAGGAAGAggtagagaagaggaagaagttcAAG ATTGATGACCAGAGAAGGACCCACAACTACGATGAGTTCATCTGCACCTTTATCTCCATGCTGGCTCAGGAAG GCATGCTGGCCAACCTAGTGGAGCAGAACATCTCCGTGCGGCGGCGCCAAGGGGTCAGCATCGGCCGGCTCCACAAGCAGCGGAAGCCTGACCGACGGAAACGCTCTCGCCCCTATAAGGCCAAGCGCCAGTGA
- the BAP1 gene encoding ubiquitin carboxyl-terminal hydrolase BAP1 isoform X1: protein MNKGWLELESDPGLFTLLVEDFGVKGVQVEEIYDLQSKCQGPVYGFIFLFKWIEERRSRRKVSTLVDDTSVIDDDIVNNMFFAHQLIPNSCATHALLSVLLNCSNVDLGPTLSRMKDFTKGFSPESKGYAIGNAPELAKAHNSHARPEPRHLPEKQNGLSAVRTMEAFHFVSYVPITGRLFELDGLKVYPIDHGPWGEDEEWTDKARRVIMERIGLATAGEPYHDIRFNLMAVVPDRRIKYEARLHVLKVNRQTVLEALQQLIRVTQPELIQTHKSQESQLPEESKSASNKSPLVLEANRAPAATEGTHTDGAEEAAGSCTQAPSHSPPSKPKLVVKPPGSSLNGVPPNPTPIVQRLPAFLDNHNYAKSPMQEEEDLAAGVGRSRVPVRPPQQYSDDEDDYEDDEEDDVQNTNSAIRYKRKGTGKPGALSGSADGQLSVLQPNTINVLAEKLKESQKDLSIPLSIKTSSGAGSPAVAVPTHSQPSPTPSNESTDTASEIGSAFNSPLRSPIRSANPTRPSSPVTSHISKVLFGEDDSLLRVDCIRYNRAVRDLGPVISTGLLHLAEDGVLSPLALTEGGKGSSPSIRPIQGSQGSSSPVEKEVVEATDSREKTGLVRPGEPSSGEKYSPKLPIARGALLLASPHQRCNAGFWQELLALLKCVEAEIANYEACLKEEVEKRKKFKIDDQRRTHNYDEFICTFISMLAQEGMLANLVEQNISVRRRQGVSIGRLHKQRKPDRRKRSRPYKAKRQ, encoded by the exons ATGAATAAGGGCTGGCTGGAGCTGGAGAGCGACCCGG GCCTCTTCACCTTGCTGGTGGAAGATTTCG GTGTCAAAGGGGTGCAAGTGGAGGAGATCTACGACCTTCAGAGCAAATGCCAGGG CCCTGTATATGGATTTATCTTCCTGTTCAAATGGATCGAAGAGCGCCGGTCCCGGCGAAAGGTCTCTACCTTGGTGGATGATACGTCCGTGATTGATGATGATATTGTGAATAACATGTTCTTTGCCCACCAG CTGATACCCAACTCTTGTGCGACTCATGCCTTGCTGAGCGTGCTCCTGAACTGCAGCAACGTGGACCTGGGACCCACCCTGAGTCGCATGAAGGACTTCACCAAGGGCTTCAGCCCTGAG AGCAAAGGATATGCGATTGGCAATGCCCCGGAGTTGGCCAAGGCACATAATAGCCATGCCAG GCCCGAGCCACGCCACCTCCCTGAGAAGCAGAATGGCCTTAGTGCAGTGCGGACCATGGAGGCGTTCCACTTTGTCAGCTATGTGCCTATCACAGGCCGGCTCTTTGAGCTGGATGGGCTGAAGGTCTACCCCATTGACCATG GGCCCTGGGGGGAGGATGAGGAGTGGACAGACAAGGCCCGGCGGGTCATCATGGAGCGTATTGGCCTCGCCACTGCAGG GGAGCCCTACCACGACATCCGCTTCAACCTGATGGCAGTGGTGCCCGATCGCAGGATCAAGTATGAGGCCAGGTTGCATGTGCTGAAGGTGAACCGTCAGACAGTACTAGAGGCTTTGCAGCAG CTGATAAGAGTAACACAGCCGGAGCTGATTCAGACCCACAAGTCTCAAGAGTCACAGCTGCCTGAGGAGTCCAAGTCAGCCAGCAACAAGTCCCCGCTGGTGCTGGAAGCAAACAGGGCCCCTGCAGCCACTGAGGGCACCCACACAG ATGGTGCAGAGGAGGCGGCTGGTTCATGCACACAAGCCCCATCCCATAGCCCTCCCAGCAAACCCAAGCTGGTGGTGAAGCCTCCAGGCAGTAGCCTCAACGGTGTTCCCCCCAACCCCACTCCCATTGTCCAGCGGCTGCCAGCCTTTCTAGACAATCACAACTATGCCAAGTCCCCCATGCAG GAGGAAGAAGACCTGGCGGCCGGTGTGGGCCGCAGCCGAGTTCCAGTCCGCCCACCCCAGCAGTACTCAGATGATGAGGATGACTATGAGGATGACGAGGAGGATGACGTGCAGAATACCAACTCTGCCATTAG GTATAAGCGGAAGGGAACAGGGAAGCCAGGGGCATTGAGCGGTTCAGCTGATGGGCAACTGTCAGTGCTGCAGCCCAACACCATCAACGTCTTGGCTGAGAAGCTCAAAGAGTCCCAGAAGGACCTGTCAATTCCTCTGTCCATCAAGACTAGCAGCGGGGCTGGGAGTCCGGCTGTGGCAGTGCCCACACACTCGCAGCCCTCGCCCACCCCCAGCAATGAGAGTACGGACACGGCCTCTGAGATCGGCAGTGCTTTCAACTCGCCACTGCGCTCGCCCATCCGCTCGGCCAACCCGACACGGCCCTCCAGCCCTGTCACCTCCCACATCTCCAAGGTGCTTTTTGGAGAGGATGACAGCCTGCTGCGTGTTGACTGCATACGCTACAACCGTGCTGTCCGTGATCTGGGTCCTGTCATCAGCACAGGCCTGCTGCACCTGGCTGAGGATGGGGTGCTGAGTCCCCTGGCGCTGACAG AGGGTGGGAAGGGTTCCTCGCCCTCCATCAGACCAATCCAAGGCAGCCAGGGGTCCAGCAGCCCAGTGGAGAAGGAGGTCGTGGAAGCCACGGACAGCAGAGAGAAGACAGGGCTGGTGAGGCCTGGCGAGCCCTCGAGTGGGGAGAAGTACTCACCCAAG CTGCCTATTGCTCGTGGGGCTTTGTTGCTGGCCAGCCCCCATCAGAGGTGCAATGCTGGGTTTTGGCAGGAGCTGCTGGCACTGCTAAAGTGTGTGGAGGCTGAGATTGCAAACTATGAGGCGTGCCTCAAGGAAGAggtagagaagaggaagaagttcAAG ATTGATGACCAGAGAAGGACCCACAACTACGATGAGTTCATCTGCACCTTTATCTCCATGCTGGCTCAGGAAG GCATGCTGGCCAACCTAGTGGAGCAGAACATCTCCGTGCGGCGGCGCCAAGGGGTCAGCATCGGCCGGCTCCACAAGCAGCGGAAGCCTGACCGACGGAAACGCTCTCGCCCCTATAAGGCCAAGCGCCAGTGA
- the BAP1 gene encoding ubiquitin carboxyl-terminal hydrolase BAP1 isoform X12 has protein sequence MEAFHFVSYVPITGRLFELDGLKVYPIDHGPWGEDEEWTDKARRVIMERIGLATAGEPYHDIRFNLMAVVPDRRIKYEARLHVLKVNRQTVLEALQQLIRVTQPELIQTHKSQESQLPEESKSASNKSPLVLEANRAPAATEGTHTDGAEEAAGSCTQAPSHSPPSKPKLVVKPPGSSLNGVPPNPTPIVQRLPAFLDNHNYAKSPMQEEEDLAAGVGRSRVPVRPPQQYSDDEDDYEDDEEDDVQNTNSAIRYKRKGTGKPGALSGSADGQLSVLQPNTINVLAEKLKESQKDLSIPLSIKTSSGAGSPAVAVPTHSQPSPTPSNESTDTASEIGSAFNSPLRSPIRSANPTRPSSPVTSHISKVLFGEDDSLLRVDCIRYNRAVRDLGPVISTGLLHLAEDGVLSPLALTEGGKGSSPSIRPIQGSQGSSSPVEKEVVEATDSREKTGLVRPGEPSSGEKYSPKVRGGCSGKIGSSALSLLLSYRLMTREGPTTTMSSSAPLSPCWLRKACWPT, from the exons ATGGAGGCGTTCCACTTTGTCAGCTATGTGCCTATCACAGGCCGGCTCTTTGAGCTGGATGGGCTGAAGGTCTACCCCATTGACCATG GGCCCTGGGGGGAGGATGAGGAGTGGACAGACAAGGCCCGGCGGGTCATCATGGAGCGTATTGGCCTCGCCACTGCAGG GGAGCCCTACCACGACATCCGCTTCAACCTGATGGCAGTGGTGCCCGATCGCAGGATCAAGTATGAGGCCAGGTTGCATGTGCTGAAGGTGAACCGTCAGACAGTACTAGAGGCTTTGCAGCAG CTGATAAGAGTAACACAGCCGGAGCTGATTCAGACCCACAAGTCTCAAGAGTCACAGCTGCCTGAGGAGTCCAAGTCAGCCAGCAACAAGTCCCCGCTGGTGCTGGAAGCAAACAGGGCCCCTGCAGCCACTGAGGGCACCCACACAG ATGGTGCAGAGGAGGCGGCTGGTTCATGCACACAAGCCCCATCCCATAGCCCTCCCAGCAAACCCAAGCTGGTGGTGAAGCCTCCAGGCAGTAGCCTCAACGGTGTTCCCCCCAACCCCACTCCCATTGTCCAGCGGCTGCCAGCCTTTCTAGACAATCACAACTATGCCAAGTCCCCCATGCAG GAGGAAGAAGACCTGGCGGCCGGTGTGGGCCGCAGCCGAGTTCCAGTCCGCCCACCCCAGCAGTACTCAGATGATGAGGATGACTATGAGGATGACGAGGAGGATGACGTGCAGAATACCAACTCTGCCATTAG GTATAAGCGGAAGGGAACAGGGAAGCCAGGGGCATTGAGCGGTTCAGCTGATGGGCAACTGTCAGTGCTGCAGCCCAACACCATCAACGTCTTGGCTGAGAAGCTCAAAGAGTCCCAGAAGGACCTGTCAATTCCTCTGTCCATCAAGACTAGCAGCGGGGCTGGGAGTCCGGCTGTGGCAGTGCCCACACACTCGCAGCCCTCGCCCACCCCCAGCAATGAGAGTACGGACACGGCCTCTGAGATCGGCAGTGCTTTCAACTCGCCACTGCGCTCGCCCATCCGCTCGGCCAACCCGACACGGCCCTCCAGCCCTGTCACCTCCCACATCTCCAAGGTGCTTTTTGGAGAGGATGACAGCCTGCTGCGTGTTGACTGCATACGCTACAACCGTGCTGTCCGTGATCTGGGTCCTGTCATCAGCACAGGCCTGCTGCACCTGGCTGAGGATGGGGTGCTGAGTCCCCTGGCGCTGACAG AGGGTGGGAAGGGTTCCTCGCCCTCCATCAGACCAATCCAAGGCAGCCAGGGGTCCAGCAGCCCAGTGGAGAAGGAGGTCGTGGAAGCCACGGACAGCAGAGAGAAGACAGGGCTGGTGAGGCCTGGCGAGCCCTCGAGTGGGGAGAAGTACTCACCCAAG GTCCGCGGTGGCTGCTCTGGCAAGATTGGCTCCAGTGCTCTCAGCCTTCTCCTCTCCTACAGATTGATGACCAGAGAAGGACCCACAACTACGATGAGTTCATCTGCACCTTTATCTCCATGCTGGCTCAGGAAG GCATGCTGGCCAACCTAG